The stretch of DNA GGTTGCGCACCTTGAGTTAAGTTTTATGCTTTAATAAAAACAGTGACTTATAAGAAAGTATTCAAGCTCTGGAAAAAGTTTCAGGATCCGAAATGACCGCAGCCGAAAAGATTGGAAAGGGATTGCAACCATAGTGGTCATTCGACTCGGGAGTCCGTGCGATGAGAAAGCCTTTGATATCTTTGAGCCTTTTGGTTTTTTCGCTGCAAGCCTGCTCCGGCAAGCCGGCAGGATTTCAGGGTGATACGGCGAGCGTGTCGGGGACCGCTGAATCGGATGACGCCACGGGTCGCGATTTCGGCAATCGCGACAGCGGGAGCGACGATGCGACAGCTGCCATGCCTGTGCAAACAGACGATGGCGAAATTATAGAGACCGACAGCATCGAGATGGACAACAGCGTGATCTATGAAGGCACGGATGCAACCGTTGCCGTTCCTTCGGATTCGGCGACGCCTCCTGGAACGGGAGCGCCAGCCTCGACTCCATCCGCACCAACAACGCCGCCGGCAGCGCCTCTGCCTTTGACCTTGGTCATAACCGTGCCTTCGACATCCCTGCGTGCGGGCAGTGCTCCCATGCAGGCCACGGCTAAACTTTCAGGACAGACCACGCCTGCGAATGTCACCTGGTCGGTGCGATCGAGTGGAACGGCGAGTGCCGGCAGCATCAGTGAAACAGGGCTCTATACAGCGCCTGCCAACGGCGGCGGCTATGACATTATCATTTCCGCGGCGTTGAACGACGATCCAAGCATCACG from Oligoflexus sp. encodes:
- a CDS encoding PA14 domain-containing protein, which codes for MRKPLISLSLLVFSLQACSGKPAGFQGDTASVSGTAESDDATGRDFGNRDSGSDDATAAMPVQTDDGEIIETDSIEMDNSVIYEGTDATVAVPSDSATPPGTGAPASTPSAPTTPPAAPLPLTLVITVPSTSLRAGSAPMQATAKLSGQTTPANVTWSVRSSGTASAGSISETGLYTAPANGGGYDIIISAALNDDPSITASVTIKLIANEQIFVGCQQGSEFFPITADVYQLPVNTTKLPDFSALGTRLTKVCMDQYNVAPRDWSTGFPGVTNLFEWFALHTTTNVVVPMDGTYSFKLNSDDGAKLYIDGKLVIDNDGQHAPTAKEATVTLTAGQHALSIDYFQGPRYQIALELYWKTPGASSYVYVPKASFK